A genomic window from Lycium ferocissimum isolate CSIRO_LF1 unplaced genomic scaffold, AGI_CSIRO_Lferr_CH_V1 ctg5631, whole genome shotgun sequence includes:
- the LOC132044954 gene encoding uncharacterized protein LOC132044954, with product MTNQTSKSYLSRSVVLFFLSNLKFIAYFLLRSSARENALKTLVEEFESNVRYEFAENNFVTLVHRCQNCLKRGSASEIDLALQLKGLVVLSLGSGDGAYEIYEESLEFLPQLLKSKLSHTVKVMECLSIVTLVAARDSVGTERSMEIIWQFMNQESKSKETKHPSSRTATAISTWALLLSDINRWSVDHKKWKELIPYLLNQLEEDDEHVNAASIELALIFEIGSLEKFSNRAEEYESTKNMKDDIMKHGKRACSGTNQDASKILEDDYNKMTTLTLCRTRLIFSTWSQLKQISYIRRFLGYVFINHMMENEHLHNVFNFVPAKKTSGVELYKPEFEERMNMSPSSLMSKGRTKLINKYRSLAEVCFLVLSLYSLLY from the exons ATGACTAATCAAACCTCTAAAAGTTACCTGTCTAGAAGTGTGGTTCTTTTTTTCCTGTCAAATCTCAAGTTTATTGCATACTTTTTGCTTAGGAGTTCGGCAAGAGAAAACGCACTAAAGACATTGGTTGAGGAATTTGAGAGCAATGTTCGTTATGAATTTGCTGAGAATAATTTTGTCACTTTGGTACACCGATGCCAAAATTGCTTGAAACGAGGTTCTGCATCAGAGATTGATTTAGCATTACAACTTAAAGGATTAGTAGTACTCAGTCTTGGTTCGGGTGACGGTGCATATGAGATTTATGAAGAATCGCTAGAGTTTCTTCCTCAACTCCTCAAATCTAAATTGTCTCACACTGTCAAGGTGATGGAGTGTTTGTCTATTGTCACTCTTGTGGCTGCAAGAGACTCTGTAGGCACAGAAAGATCAATGGAAATTATATGGCAATTCATGAATCAAGAATCAAAATCCAAA GAGACCAAACATCCGTCATCCAGGACTGCTACTGCAATATCAACTTGGGCTCTCCTCCTTTCAGACATTAATAGATGGAGTGTCGATCACAAAAAGTGGAAAGA GTTGATCCCTTATCTTCTAAATCAACTAGAGGAAGATGATGAACATGTTAATGCTGCTAGCATTGAACTtgctttaatttttgaaattggcAGTCTTGAGAAATTTTCAAATCGAGCAGAGGAATATGAAAGTACAAAGAACATGAAAGATGACATAATGAAGCATGGGAAAAGAGCATGCAGTGGCACCAATCAAGATGCTTCAAAAATTCTCGAG GATGATTACAATAAGATGACCACCCTCACTTTATGCAGAACAAGACTTATCTTTAGTACCTGGTCACAATTGAAACAG ATAAGTTACATAAGAAGATTTTTAGGTTACGTTTTTATAAATCACATGATG GAAAACGAACATCTCCACAACGTATTTAACTTTGTACCAGCAAAGAAAACTAGTGGCGTAGAACTGTATAAACCTGAATTTGAAGAG AGGATGAATATGTCCCCTAGTTCTCTAATGAGCAAGGGAAGGACTAAGTTGATAAACAAGTACAGGAGTCTTGCAGAGGTGTGCTTTTTGGTATTAAGTTTGTATAGTTTATTATACTGA